One Prunus dulcis chromosome 8, ALMONDv2, whole genome shotgun sequence DNA window includes the following coding sequences:
- the LOC117636475 gene encoding piezo-type mechanosensitive ion channel homolog isoform X2 has protein sequence MGRFLGGFVLPLLLLTGFHFGRRLLLLWLIVIFSLFVIFSQVIYLVIWAIEGNKWIGAGAWWANLIGFMILQSWKSPSVLYFLLLQLSVVAVALVDLYGNRFGLVSSCDSCWGRFSSAVERLICSHLRVASCLLLPAIQLVVGISHPSWVSLPFFIGSCVGLVDWSLTSNFLGLFRWWKPFHLYAGFNIVLLYVYQLPVEFPDMLQWIADFIGLFKITLHSDWTEVCSSLSLLLFYIMLSCVKCDLEEMDFILSMKENNLTEQLLPSKHSFFIRESRSGVRHTNVLLTGAVFRTFSINFFTYGFPVSLFALSFWSFHFASVCAFGLLAYVGYIIYAFPSLFRLHRLNGLLLVFILLWAVSTYIFNVAFAFLNWKIGKNTDIWEMVGLWHYPIPGFFLLAQFCLGILVALGNLVNNSVFLCLSDEDGRFSNDNSTVEGEGETKVLIVATIAWGLRKSSRAIMLLLIFLIAMKPGFIHAVYVIFFLIYLLSHNISRKIRQSLILLCEVHFALLYIIQINPISDTLERKGSLSAEVLSQLGLLQHESSWDFLKIALLACFCAIHNHGFEMLFSFSAIVQHTPSRPVGFSILKAGLNKSVLLSVYASSAIKYSHDNPSYERRIALFLSAIGQKFLSVYRSCGTYIAFLTILLTVYLVRPNYVSFGYIFLLLAWIIGRQLVERTKKRLWFPLKAYAIVVFIFIYSLSSFRSIEVWLSRLIDLHFYLGYDSEASSLENVWESLAVLIVMQLYSYERRQSRYNKSDDADVLEFGVLGFIKRFVVWHSNKILFIAVFYASLSPISTFGFLYLLGLVICSTLPKASRIPSKLFLVYTGFLVTAEYLFQMWGRQAAMFPGQKHSNISLLLGFRVFKPGFWGLEFGLRGKVLVIAACTLQYNVFRWLEKMPSTILNKGKWEEPCPLFVSAEDANINSSIPSEENKPSTDSEALSVKREGARSHSWPFFSPGLSESHNPMSPRAGGSEGSSSNKYSFGYIWGSTKESHKWNKKRILTLRKERFETQKLISKIYLKFWMENMFNLFGLEINMIALLLASFALLNAISLVYIALLATCIILNRHIIRKIWPILVFLFASILILEYFAIWKSMWPSNHPDETNARCHDCWKISTMYFSYCKYCWLGLIVDDPRMLISYFAVFMFACFKLRADRLSGFSVSSTYRQMISQRKNIFVWRDLSFETKSMWTFFDYLRLYCYCHLLDLVLALVLITGTIEYDILHLGYLAFALVFFRVRLEILKKRNKIFKFLRIYNFALIVLSLAYQSPFVGEFCAGKCETVDYIFEMIGLYKYDYGFRITARSALVEIVIFMVVSLQSYMFSSQEFDNVSRYLEAEQIGAIVREQEKKAAWKTAQLKHIRESEEKKHQRNLQVEKMKSEMLNLQIQLHSMNSVTNCGDSPPVSEGLRRRRSTSLNSNNDAGTPDKEGLPMKKEQILKEDSLYPYELHQSPATVNMENPTVVESMKDSMESFHCEITEVEDVTDGVLFYSSEKKEKVKGQAKESPLISAVHLIGDGVSQVQSIGNQAVNNLVSFLNIEQESDINEHSSVEDGVYDEMESQNTKYMCFNRSSSLQSDTSSDPTSLQLGRIFRHIWSQMRSNNDIVCYCCFVIVFLWNFSLLSMVYLAALFLYALCVNSGPSYIFWVIMLIYTEVYILLQYLYQIIIQHWGLSVASDLLREWGFPAHKITSSFVVSSLPLFLVYLFTLIQSSITAKDGEWMSSTDFDFYRRSAFHGKEVPVSYSWSEKTKELLHIMGNAIKLIIRSFFRYWESLTQGADSPPYFIQVSMDVRSWPDDGIQPERIESGVNQLLRIIHDERCKQKTPTPCPFASRVHVQSIERSQENANVALVVFEVVYASPITECASVEWYNSLTPAADVAKEILQAQNAGFVEEIGFPYPILSVIGGGKRDVDLYAYVFGADLTVFFLVAIFYQSVIKNKSEFLDVYQLEDQFPKEFVFILMIIFFLIVLDRIIYLCSFATGKVIFYLFNLILFTYSVTEYAWHMEPSHQHAGGLALRAIFLAKAVSLALQAIQLRHGIPHKSTLYRQFLTSEISRINYLGYRLYRALPFLYELRCALDWSCTTTSLTMYDWLKLEDIHASLYLVKCDAVLNRAKHKQGEKQTKMTKCCNGICLFFILICVIWAPMLMYSSGNPTNIENPIKDASVQVDIKTASGRLSLYQTTLCKKLQWDKLNSDVNLDPKGYLDTYNQKDVQLICCEADASTLWLIPNVVQTRFIQSLDWDTHMDISFTWVLSRGRPKGKEVVKYERSVDPQDLPKQSDVQKVLNGSINSFRIYNVYSRYFRVTGSGDVRPLELEDNFVSADLVINRANYIWWSFHDINSSDVNGCGGLRGPMAIIVSEETPPEGILGDTLSKFSIWGLYITFVLAVGRFIRLQCSDLRMRIPYENLPSCDRLIAICEDIYAARAEGELGVEEVLYWTLVKIYRSPHMLLEYTKPD, from the exons ATGGGGAGATTTCTTGGCGGGTTTGTGTTGCCTCTGCTGCTGCTAACAG GATTTCATTTTGGAAGGAGGCTTTTATTATTGTGGCTCATTgtcatattttctttatttgttattttttctcaAGTGATATATCTTGTTATATGGGCTATTGAGGGAAATAAATGGATTGGAGCAGGTGCTTGGTGGGCAAATCTTATTGGATTCATGAT ATTGCAGTCATGGAAATCTCCCTCTGTGCTATATTTTTTGCTCTTACAACTATCAGTCGTAGCTGTTGCTTTAGTTGATTTGTATGGAAACAGATTTGGTCTTGTTTCATCGTGTGATTCATGTTGGGGTCGATTTTCGTCAGCTGTTGAACGATTAATTT GTTCTCATCTTAGGGTTGCTTCCTGCTTGCTGTTGCCTGCCATTCAGCTGGTTGTTGGAATTAGCCATCCCTCATGGGTTTCTCTACCATTTTTTATTGGGAGCTGCGTTGGTCTTGTAGATTGGTCTTTGACAAGCAATTTTTTAGGACTTTTCAG GTGGTGGAAGCCTTTTCACTTGTATGCAGGCTTCAACATTGTCTTGCTTTATGTGTATCAGCTACCTGTGGAGTTTCCAGACATGTTACAATGGATAGCTGATTTCATTGGTCTGTTCAAGATAACTTTACATTCGGATTGGACTGAAGTTTGTTCAAGCTTATCTCTTTTACTTTTCTACATCATG CTATCCTGTGTTAAATGTGATCTAGAGgaaatggattttattttatccatgaaagaaaataacttGACCGAGCAACTTCTTCCTTCGAAgcattcattttttattcGTGAATCTAG ATCTGGTGTAAGGCATACCAATGTTTTGTTGACGGGAGCAGTTTTCCGGACCTTTAGTATCAACTTCTTCACATATGGATTCCCG GTGTCCTTGTttgctctttctttttggagTTTTCATTTTGCAAGTGTTTGTGCATTCGGGCTACTTGCATATGTTGGCTACATCATATATGCCTTCCCTTCCTTATTCCGTTTGCATCGACTGAATGGGCTGCTTCTTGTCTTCATTCTCTTGTGGGCTGTTAGCACATATATTTTCAATGTAGCATTTGCATTCCTGAATTGGAAAATTGGGAAG AACACGGACATATGGGAGATGGTTGGGTTGTGGCATTATCCCATACCTGGATTCTTTCTGCTTGCACAGTTCTGTCTTGGAATATTGGTTGCCTTGGGTAATCTTGTGAACAACTCAGTTTTCCTTTGCCTGTCTGATGAGGATGGGCGATTTTCAAATGACAACAGCACTGTAGAAG GTGAGGGAGAGACCAAAGTATTGATTGTGGCCACAATTGCTTGGGGACTGCGCAAAAGCTCTCGAGCTATCATGCTGTTACTGATATTTCTCATTGCCATGAAACCTGGTTTCATCCATGCTGTGTATG TGATATTCTTTTTGATATATCTTTTGAGCCACAACATTAGCAGAAAGATACGCCAGTCTTTGATTCTCCTATGTGAGGTTCACTTTGCACTATTGTATATCATTCAGATTAATCCGATCTCTGATACTTTGGAGCGAAAAGGCTCTTTGAGTGCAGAAGTTTTATCACAGTTAG GTCTCCTTCAACATGAAAGCTCGTGGGATTTTTTGAAAATAgctttgcttgcttgcttCTGTGCAATTCATAACCATGGTTTTGAAATGCTGTTTTCATTCTCAGCAATTGTGCAGCATACCCCTAGCCGTCCAGTTGGATTTAGCATTTTGAAAGCTGGCCTGAACAAATCAGTTTTGTTGTCAGTGTATGCCTCCTCAGCCATTAAGTACAGCCATGATAATCCTTCTTATG AAAGAAGAATAGCATTATTCCTCAGTGCTATTGGGCAGAAGTTTTTATCTGTGTACCGATCATGTGGAACCTACATTGCCTTCCTTACTATTCTCCTTACTGTATACCTGGTGAGACCCAATTATGTATCATTTGGGTACATATTCCTTCTCCTTGCTTGGATAATTGGAAGACAACTTGTTGAGAGAACGAAAAAGCGCCTTTGGTTCCCATTGAAAGCATATGCAATTGTGGTGTTTATCTTTATCTATAGCTTGAGCAGTTTCCGCAGCATTGAGGTTTGGTTGTCCAGGTTAATAGACCTTCATTTCTATCTAGGCTATGACTCAGAAGCTTCATCTTTGGAAAATGTTTGGGAATCCCTAGCAGTCTTGATTGTGATGCAACTTTATAGCTATGAGAGGAGACAAAGCAGGTATAACAAGTCAGATGATGCTGATGTGTTAGAATTTGGAGTGCTTGGGTTTATAAAGCGGTTTGTCGTTTGGCACAGCAACAAGATCTTGTTTATTGCAGTATTCTATGCATCTTTATCTCCAATTAGTACATTTGGATTTTTGTATCTACTTGGCCTTGTCATCTGTTCAACTTTACCTAAAGCTTCACGGATCCCGTCTAAATTATTCTTGGTTTACACAGGATTTCTAGTAACAGCTGAGTATCTTTTTCAGATGTGGGGTAGACAGGCTGCAATGTTTCCTGGACAAAAGCACTCTAATATTTCCCTTCTTTTGGGTTTCCGTGTATTTAAACCTGGATTTTGGGGTCTAGAATTCGGCTTGAGAGGAAAAGTGCTGGTGATTGCTGCGTGTACCCTTCAATATAATGTTTTCCGCTGGTTGGAGAAGATGCCAAGTACTATCCTAAACAAAGGAAAGTGGGAAGAGCCTTGTCCATTGTTTGTCTCAGCAGAAGATGCCAATATTAATTCTTCCATCCCTAGTGAGGAAAACAAGCCATCAACAGATTCTGAAGCACTTTCTGTGAAACGAGAAGGGGCTAGGAGCCATTCATGGCCATTTTTCTCCCCAGGTTTATCGGAATCCCATAATCCTATGTCCCCTAGAGCAGGAGGTTCTGAGGGTAGTAGCAGTAACAAGTACTCATTTGGGTACATTTGGGGCAGCACCAAGGAGAGTCATAAGTGGAACAAGAAACGGATTCTTACCTTGAGAAAGGAGAGATTTGAAACACAGAAGCTTATCTCAAAAATCTATCTGAAATTCTGGATGGAAAATATGTTCAACCTCTTTGGTCTTGAGATAAACATGATTGCATTGCTTCTTGCAAGCTTTGCTTTGTTGAATGCCATTTCTTTGGTATACATTGCGTTACTTGCTACTTGTATTATTTTGAATCGGCATATTATACGTAAGATATGGCCCATACTTGTTTTCCTGTTTGCATCCATTCTCATCCTCGAGTACTTTGCCATCTGGAAGAGTATGTGGCCTTCAAATCATCCTGATGAGACTAATGCACGTTGCCATGATTGCTGGAAAATCTCAACTATGTATTTCAGTTACTGCAAGTACTGTTGGTTAG GACTTATTGTTGATGATCCGCGAATGCTTATCAGCTATTTTGCTGTCTTCatgtttgcttgtttcaaactTCGTGCTGACCGTTTGTCCGGCTTCTCGGTGTCATCAACTTACCGTCAAATGATATCTCAACgtaaaaatatatttgtgtGGAGAGACCTCTCGTTTGAAACCAAAAGCATGTGGACCTTCTTTGACTACCTGAGGCTTTACTGCTACTGCCACCTATTGGATCTTGTGCTAGCATTGGTTTTGATTACTGGAACCATTGAGTATGACATTCTGCACCTTGGTTATCTTGCTTTTGCGCTGGTTTTCTTTCGGGTGAGACTTGAAATCCTAAAGAAGAGGAACAAGATATTCAAGTTCTTGCGAATATACAATTTTGCTCttattgttctttctcttGCATATCAATCTCCCTTTGTGGGGGAGTTTTGTGCTGGAAAGTGTGAGACGGTAGATTACATATTTGAGATGATTGGACTTTATAAGTATGACTATGGGTTTCGGATTACTGCAAGATCCGCTCTGGTTGAAATTGTCATATTTATGGTGGTATCACTTCAGTCATATATGTTTTCCTCCCAAGAATTTGATAATGTTTCTCGATATCTTGAAGCTGAGCAAATTGGTGCCATTGTGCGTgagcaagaaaagaaagctGCCTGGAAAACTGCACAGTTAAAACACATTCGTGAATCCGAGGAGAAGAAACACCAGCGCAACCTGCAAGTGGAGAAAATGAAATCAGAGATGCTCAACCTGCAAATCCAGCTTCACAGCATGAACTCAGTTACTAATTGTGGTGACTCTCCTCCTGTCAGTGAAGGCCtaagaaggaggaggagtaCTTCTCTTAACTCAAATAACGATGCTGGGACCCCTGATAAAGAAGGATTACCCATGAAAAAGGAGCAGATACTTAAAGAGGATTCGTTGTACCCTTATGAATTGCATCAATCTCCTGCAACAGTGAACATGGAAAACCCAACAGTGGTGGAGTCTATGAAGGATTCGATGGAATCTTTTCATTGTGAGATCACTGAAGTCGAAGATGTTACTGATGgtgtattattttattcttcagaaaagaaggagaaagtTAAAGGGCAAGCAAAGGAAAGCCCACTCATCTCTGCAGTTCATCTGATAGGTGATGGCGTTTCCCAGGTACAGTCTATTGGAAATCAGGCAGTTAACAACCTAGTAAGCTTTTTGAACATTGAACAAGAGTCTGATATCAACGAGCACTCTTCAGTTGAGGATGGGGTATATGATGAGATGGAGAGCCAAAACACTAAGTATATGTGTTTTAACCGTTCATCTTCCCTGCAGTCCGATACGAGTTCTGATCCCACAAGTCTGCAGTTAGGAAGGATCTTTCGTCACATATGGTCCCAAATGCGGTCCAATAATGATATTGTGTGTTATTGTTGCTTTGTCATTGTCTTCTTGTGGAACTTCAGTTTGCTTTCTATGGTGTATCTGGCAGCGTTATTCTTATACGCCCTATGTGTAAATTCTGGTCCAAGTTACATCTTCTGGGTTATTATGCTGATTTACACAGAAGTCTATATTTTGCTTCAGTATCTGTACCAGATTATCATCCAGCACTGGGGTTTGAGTGTTGCTTCAGACCTACTTCGTGAGTGGGGATTTCCTGcacataaaatcacttcttcttttgttgtcAGTTCATTGCCTCTCTTTCTTGTCTACTTATTTACCCTCATACAGAGCTCTATAACTGCAAAAGATGGTGAGTGGATGTCGTCTACGGACTTCGACTTCTATAGGAGGAGTGCTTTCCATGGAAAAGAGGTTCCTGTAAGTTATAGCTGGAGTGAGAAAACAAAGGAGCTGCTGCACATAATgggaaatgcaataaaattGATAATCAGAAGCTTCTTTAGGTACTGGGAATCACTGACACAGGGAGCAGATTCCCCTCCTTACTTTATTCAGGTGTCTATGGATGTCCGCTCATGGCCGGACGATGGAATTCAACCAGAAAGGATTGAGTCTGGAGTAAATCAATTGCTTAGAATCATCCATGATGAAAGGTGCAAGCAGAAAACCCCTACTCCATGCCCTTTTGCTAGTAGGGTGCATGTTCAAAGCATTGAAAGGAGTCAAGAAAATGCAAATGTAGCGTTGGTTGTTTTCGAGGTGGTATATGCCTCCCCCATAACAGAGTGTGCTTCGGTAGAATGGTACAATTCACTTACTCCAGCAGCTGATGTGGCGAAGGAAATTCTACAAGCACAGAATGCTGgatttgttgaagaaatagGATTCCCATACCCTATACTCTCTGTAATTGGGGGAGGCAAAAGGGACGTTGATCTGTATGCCTATGTGTTTGGTGCCGATCtgactgttttctttttagtcGCCATATTCTACCAATCtgtcataaaaaataaaagtgaatTTCTGGACGTGTATCAGCTTGAAGATCAGTTTCCTAAGGAGTTTGTGTTCATCTTAATG ATCATCTTTTTCTTGATTGTCCTTGATCGCATAATCTACCTCTGCTCATTTGCCACTGGAAAAGTAATTTTCTACCTTTTCAACCTCATCCTCTTCACATATTCAGTTACAGAGTATGCTTGGCACATGGAGCCTTCCCACCAACATGCTGGAGGATTAGCACTTCGTGCTATATTTCTTGCAAAAGCAGTTTCTCTGGCACTGCAGGCTATACAACTCCGACATGGAATTCCTCATAAAAGCACTTTGTACCGGCAGTTTTTGACCAGTGAAATTTCACGAATTAATTACTTAGGATATCGACTATATCGCGCTCTGCCATTCCTTTATGAATTGAGATGTGCACTTGACTGGTCATGCACAACCACATCTTTGACCATGTATGATTGGCTAAAA CTGGAGGACATACATGCGAGCTTGTACCTTGTCAAATGTGATGCAGTCTTGAATAGAGCAAAGCACAAGCAAGgagaaaagcaaacaaaaatgaCCAAATGCTGCAACGGCatatgtcttttttttatattgatttgtGTTATTTGGGCTCCAATGCTG ATGTATAGCAGCGGTAACCCGACCAACATTGAAAACCCCATTAAAGATGCCAGTGTTCAGGTTGACATCAAGACAGCGAGTGGAAGGTTGAGTCTGTATCAAACCACCCTCTGTAAAAAGCTCCAATGGGATAAGCTCAACTCTGATGTTAATCTTGATCCCAAAGGTTATTTGGATACGTATAATCAGAAGGATGTCCAGTTGATATGCTGTGAAGCTGATGCAAGTACTCTGTGGCTTATCCCCAATGTGGTTCAGACAAGATTCATTCAGTCCCTTGATTGGGACACCCACATGGATATATCTTTTACTTGGGTGCTTTCCAGGGGCAGGCCCAAAGGCAAGGAAGTTGTTAAATATGAAAGAAGTGTGGATCCTCAGGATCTTCCAAAACAATCAGACGTCCAGAAAGTTCTTAATGGCTCTATAAACAGCTTTAGGATATACAATGTTTATTCAAGATACTTCCGCGTCACTGGTTCCGGGGATGTAAGACCATTGGAACTAGAG GATAATTTTGTTAGTGCGGATCTTGTCATAAATCGTGCTAATTACATCTGGTGGTCCTTCCATGACATCAATTCATCCGACGTCAATGGATGTGGAGGTTTGAGAGGACCCATGGCCATCATTGTATCTGAGGAAACACCGCCAG AGGGTATTCTTGGTGACACCCTTAGCAAGTTCAGCATCTGGGGTCTCTACATAACATTTGTTCTTGCTGTTGGCCGCTTTATCAGACTTCAATGCTCTGACTTAAGAATGAGAATCCCCTACGAGAACCTTCCTTCCTGTGATAG GTTGATAGCCATTTGTGAGGATATATATGCTGCAAGAGCAGAGGGTGAGCTTGGAGTTGAAGAGGTCCTTTACTGGACGCTGGTGAAGATTTACAGGTCACCACACATGCTGCTCGAATACACAAAACCCGACTAG